The window CGGGATCACCCCGGCCTGGAGCGAGGCGACCGCCGAGAACATCAGCGCCACCAGAGGGAGCGCCGCCAGCGGCTGCGAGGCCAGGCGGTCGCCGAAGAACGCCAGCCCCTCGGCGCCATGACCGGCCAACTCCTCCTCGGACAGGACGCGTTGGAAGGCGACCGAGCCGAGCAGGAACAGTGCCAGCATGGTGAACAGGGTGGTGAAGCCGGCCCGCGAGGCGTCCTTGGGGTCGCGGACCTCCTCGTTGACGGTGAACGCCGCCTCGAAACCCCAGTAGCAGAACACCGACAGCAACAGGCCCTGGGCGAGTGCCGTCGCCGAGGGGATCGCGAACGGGTCGAACCAGCTCAGGCTGAAGGCGTGCGGCCCGGTGACGATGCCGTATCCGCAAAAGCCCAGCAGGACGGCGTACTCGAAGACCAGGAGCCAGCCCTGGAGGCGGGCCGCTTTGCGGACGCCGGTCACGGCCGTCAGGGTGACCGCGGCCAGGACCACGATGCCCACCGCGGTTGTCTGCGCGGTCGAGCCCGGGTCCAGGTCCAGGCCGGCCACCCGGTGCACGCCCGCGTCCCCGGCGAGCTGGATGAGGGCCGAGCCGGTGACCGCCGTGGTGTACGCGAGGAACGCCACCACGGCCACGATGCTCACCCAGCCGACCAGGAAACCGAGCCAGGGATTGAGTGAACGGCCCACCCACACATAGCCGTTGCCCGCGTTCGGCTCGACCCGGTTGAGCCGGGAGTAGGCGCCCGCGATGCCGAGCACCGGCAGGAACGCCAGCAGCATGATCGCCGGCAGATGCAGGCCAACCACCCCGGCGGTGACGCCGAGGCCGATCCCGATGCTGGTGGTGGCCGCCGTACTGGACGCGGCGATGGCGACGCCGTCGAGGACGCCGAGGGACTTGCGCAGCGCGGGTGGGTCCACGGCTGGGGGAGTGTCGGTCATGGCGGGCTCCGCTCGCACCAGGGGGCCTGGTCGGCCCCGGTGACCGCACATGAAACTGGTCGTGCACTTCACAGGTCAACGGTGTTGTCATAAAGTGCGCCCACCGGGCCCCAGCGAGGAGCAGCCATGACCGACCGTGTCGTCCCGGCCGCCGACCGGCGGCGCAGGCGCCCCACCAAACAGGGCGTGGTGCTGTCGGAGGAGCTGATCGTCGCCACCGCGCTGCGGCTCATCGAGGAGCACGGCGCGGAGGCCCTCTCCGTGCGCCGCCTGGGCCGGGCCCTGGGCGCCGACCCCAGCTCCCTGTACCGCTACTTCCGGCACACCGACGACCTCATGCTGGCCATCGCCGACGAACTCATCGGCCGTACGCTGCGGATCTGGCGGCCGACCGGCGACTGGCGTGCCGACCTGCGCGACCTGGGCCTGCGCATCCACGCCGGGGCGCTCGCCCACCCCCGGGCGGCCGTGCTCAGCTCCTACCGGGTGACCGGGCGGGTGCACGAGATCCAGGCCGTGGAGAGGGGCCTCGGCGTGCTGCGCGGAGCCGGATTCCCCGACGCCGAGGCGGTGCGCATCTACCACGCCTTCGTCGACCAGGGCCTCGCCTTCGCCGCGCTGGACTCGGCGAGCCTCGCCCTCCCGAAGGCCGCCCGGGACGCCGAGAACGCCGTATGGGAAGCGACGTATGCCCGGCTGCCCCCCGACACCCACCCGCACATCGCCGCGACCGCCCGCCATCTCGTCGCCGACATGCGGCGCAGCTCCTATCCGGCCGCGCTGGACCTGCTGCTCGGTGCGGCGGCCGCTCGGCTCGCGGAAATCCAGGGACGTACGTGATCATCCGCTGCCAGACTGGTCCGCACCGACCGACGTCCCGCCAGGAGGCTGTCCCCGATGACCCCGCCGCCCGCACGTCCCGAGAAGCAGCGCAAGCTCGACACCCTGCACCGTCTTGAGCACGACGAGGATGTGTGGGTTGCCACCGCCGGGCCGGACGGGGGAACGCCGTACCTCGTGCCGCTGTCCTTCCTCTGGGACGGCGAGACGCTGCTCCTCGCGACCCCGGCCGCCAGCCCCACCGGCCGGAACCTCCAGGCGACCGGCGCCGTGCGGATAGGCCTCGGGCCGACCCGTGACGTTGTGATGATCGAGGGCTCCGTCGACGCGCTCACCGTGGCGGAGCTGCGCGCGGGGGAGGGCGACCGGTTCGCCGCCAAGACCGGCTTCGATCCGCGCGAACTCACCACCGACTACCGGTACTTCCGGGTGCGGCCGCTGCGCGTCCAGGCCTGGCGCGAGGCGAACGAGCTGGCCGGGCGCGAGCTGATGCGCGACGGAGCGTGGCTGGTCGCGGACTGATTCCGGCGGGCCGGGATATCCGAACGGTGGAGGGTGGCGGGGCAGTTCGGCCCCGCGCCCGCAACCGTACGGAGGAGACATGGCACTGGTGAAAGCGGGCGTCGTGGTGCTCGACTGTGCCGAGCCCGAGAAGCTCGCCGTGTTCTACAAGGAGTTGCTGGAGGCCGAGCAGACCGACGCGACCGCCAACCGCGTGGAGATCAGGGGCGCCGGTGGCACCCGGCTGGCGTTCCGCCGCGATGTGAACGCCACGCCGCCGAGCTGGCCACGCCCGGAAAACTCCCTCCAGGCGCATCTGGACTTCGTGGTGGAGGACATGGACGAGGCCGAGCGCAGGGTGGTCGGCCTGGGCGGTCGCCCGCTGGAGACCAAGGACGCCTCGGGCCCCTTCGAGGAACGCGGGTACGCCGACCCGGCCGGCCACTCCTTCACCCTGCGCCGGGTGACGCCGACAGCGCCGAAGCAGGGCTAGCTGCGGGCGGTCAGGCGCTCACCTCGGTCTTCTTCTTGTCGGCCTTCTGCTCGCCGCTGGGCCACACGCCCGTGGACCGTTCGATGGCCTTCGCGCCCGTGCGGTTCACGGCGCTGCGCACCACCGCGAAGATGGC of the Streptomyces sp. NBC_00287 genome contains:
- a CDS encoding APC family permease — encoded protein: MTDTPPAVDPPALRKSLGVLDGVAIAASSTAATTSIGIGLGVTAGVVGLHLPAIMLLAFLPVLGIAGAYSRLNRVEPNAGNGYVWVGRSLNPWLGFLVGWVSIVAVVAFLAYTTAVTGSALIQLAGDAGVHRVAGLDLDPGSTAQTTAVGIVVLAAVTLTAVTGVRKAARLQGWLLVFEYAVLLGFCGYGIVTGPHAFSLSWFDPFAIPSATALAQGLLLSVFCYWGFEAAFTVNEEVRDPKDASRAGFTTLFTMLALFLLGSVAFQRVLSEEELAGHGAEGLAFFGDRLASQPLAALPLVALMFSAVASLQAGVIPAARGMFAMSRDRTLGPVWSKVSPRYGTPAAGTLLIGALAAAVATLALIIPRLADMIMATVSAVGIVVALSYALTALAAAVRFRSLLREDLWQGVRAVVLPTLSALALLGLGGYLGWSFYTSADHFEVSADNGWFLLATPLAMIASGFLAAAWARFVRKSPYFRTGEGTDAEAPQLIPTPH
- a CDS encoding TetR/AcrR family transcriptional regulator, which translates into the protein MTDRVVPAADRRRRRPTKQGVVLSEELIVATALRLIEEHGAEALSVRRLGRALGADPSSLYRYFRHTDDLMLAIADELIGRTLRIWRPTGDWRADLRDLGLRIHAGALAHPRAAVLSSYRVTGRVHEIQAVERGLGVLRGAGFPDAEAVRIYHAFVDQGLAFAALDSASLALPKAARDAENAVWEATYARLPPDTHPHIAATARHLVADMRRSSYPAALDLLLGAAAARLAEIQGRT
- a CDS encoding pyridoxamine 5'-phosphate oxidase family protein produces the protein MTPPPARPEKQRKLDTLHRLEHDEDVWVATAGPDGGTPYLVPLSFLWDGETLLLATPAASPTGRNLQATGAVRIGLGPTRDVVMIEGSVDALTVAELRAGEGDRFAAKTGFDPRELTTDYRYFRVRPLRVQAWREANELAGRELMRDGAWLVAD
- a CDS encoding VOC family protein → MALVKAGVVVLDCAEPEKLAVFYKELLEAEQTDATANRVEIRGAGGTRLAFRRDVNATPPSWPRPENSLQAHLDFVVEDMDEAERRVVGLGGRPLETKDASGPFEERGYADPAGHSFTLRRVTPTAPKQG